In Desulfonatronospira thiodismutans ASO3-1, a single window of DNA contains:
- the tnpC gene encoding IS66 family transposase has translation MKKKVQSIDLDQEQIDALLQRASKNELEETDLDIIKALVQAIQLLHQAVDDKAASIKRLLRTIFGASSETKKKLFQEDDQQNKDQKGSQDPLQKPPDEKPPKGHGRNGKDDYTGAANCIYPHQTLKPGDICPLCGQGKVYPIKPKFRIRITATAPLTAKIHELKSLRCNCCLEVFTADPPEDIGEKKYDEPARSMIAILKYGSGFPFHRLEKLQESLGIPLPAATQWDLVEQTGTQLLPVYDELIRQAAQGEVVHNDDTNMKIQQLIKENKEAGPKRKGMFTTGIVSVLQGRHIALFATGRQHAGENLEEILKKRDHNLPPPIHMCDALARNIPKGLQIILANCLTHGRRNFVDILDNFPDECRYVIEQLAIVYKNDDMAKKQEMSAQERLVWHQQESAPVMSELKSWAWAQLEEKKVEPNSGLGKALAYMQKHWDPLTLFLREPGAPLDNNICERALKKAIQHRKNSLFYRTLRGARIGDLFMSFIHTCQLNKVNSFDYLTQLQKNIEEALAAPQKWMPWNYRENLPNE, from the coding sequence GTGAAAAAGAAAGTCCAATCCATCGATCTGGACCAAGAGCAGATCGACGCCCTTTTACAGCGCGCATCAAAAAACGAGCTGGAAGAGACAGATCTGGATATCATCAAAGCCTTGGTCCAAGCCATCCAGCTTTTGCATCAGGCTGTGGACGATAAAGCTGCCTCCATCAAGCGTCTCCTGCGCACGATCTTTGGCGCTTCTTCAGAGACAAAAAAGAAACTGTTCCAGGAGGATGACCAGCAAAACAAGGACCAGAAGGGTAGTCAAGATCCTTTGCAAAAGCCTCCTGATGAAAAACCACCCAAGGGACACGGCCGAAACGGAAAAGACGACTATACCGGGGCTGCAAATTGCATATACCCTCACCAAACCCTGAAGCCGGGCGATATCTGCCCCTTGTGCGGTCAAGGAAAAGTCTATCCCATAAAACCGAAGTTCCGCATTCGGATTACAGCCACAGCTCCACTTACAGCCAAGATCCATGAGCTTAAGAGCCTTCGCTGTAACTGCTGTCTCGAGGTGTTCACCGCAGATCCTCCAGAAGACATTGGAGAAAAAAAATACGACGAACCTGCCCGGAGCATGATCGCCATCTTGAAGTACGGGAGCGGGTTTCCTTTTCATCGCTTGGAAAAGCTCCAGGAATCTCTGGGCATACCCCTGCCGGCCGCAACACAATGGGATCTGGTCGAACAAACTGGAACACAGCTTCTTCCTGTGTATGATGAACTCATCCGCCAAGCGGCTCAAGGTGAGGTCGTGCATAACGACGACACCAACATGAAAATCCAGCAGCTTATCAAGGAGAACAAGGAAGCCGGGCCGAAAAGAAAAGGCATGTTCACCACCGGGATTGTCTCTGTACTTCAGGGACGCCATATTGCTCTCTTTGCCACCGGCAGACAGCATGCGGGGGAGAATCTGGAGGAGATTCTCAAAAAAAGAGACCACAACCTGCCCCCGCCAATACACATGTGTGATGCCCTGGCCCGAAACATTCCCAAGGGCTTACAGATCATTTTAGCCAATTGCCTGACCCATGGCAGACGCAACTTTGTCGATATCCTGGACAATTTCCCTGATGAGTGCCGGTATGTCATTGAACAGCTGGCTATTGTCTATAAAAATGATGACATGGCCAAAAAGCAGGAGATGTCTGCTCAAGAACGGCTTGTATGGCATCAACAGGAAAGCGCACCGGTTATGAGCGAACTCAAGTCCTGGGCCTGGGCCCAGCTGGAGGAGAAAAAAGTAGAGCCCAATTCAGGATTGGGCAAAGCCCTGGCTTACATGCAAAAACACTGGGATCCTCTGACTCTTTTTTTGAGAGAACCAGGTGCTCCCCTGGACAACAATATCTGCGAACGTGCCCTGAAAAAAGCCATCCAGCACCGGAAGAATTCTTTATTTTACCGCACCCTGCGCGGGGCCAGGATCGGCGATCTGTTCATGAGCTTCATTCATACCTGTCAGCTTAACAAAGTGAACTCCTTTGACTACCTGACCCAGCTTCAGAAAAACATAGAAGAGGCCCTCGCGGCTCCACAAAAATGGATGCCCTGGAACTATCGAGAAAACCTCCCCAACGAATAA